The Raphanus sativus cultivar WK10039 chromosome 6, ASM80110v3, whole genome shotgun sequence sequence tttaaaagacaattttccCGTATTATATTAGTACAAAATCATCGTAAATAATGTTGATTGTTGAGTAAAACAAAGGTCTCCAACCGATTATTTGCAGTAAACCGAACCCGGCAAAGATTTTTAAATTCTCGAATGGTTAACCTTAATCCGGCCCACTGCATCCTAGCCTTACAGTAAAATACCAATATAGGTTAACACAagatcatcatcgtcatcatcatctttagGTGAGATCTTAGATCTTTACGTTTTGTATTCTGTCTCTGCTTCTTATGTTTCCCTCCTTAGAATGTTTAGTTTTGGATGAACAATAATAATCTAATTTCTAAAGAATTGGTTGtgtgatttgaattttttttaggGTTTCCGATGGCTGGGAAGATTAACGCAAGAgaattatcatcatcatcatcaccggaAGGTGAGATCTTAGATCTTTACGATTTATTACTCTGCTTCAGTCAAGTGTTTCGAAATCTAATTCCTATATAATTGCTTTGTgtgattttgaatatttttttttaatagggATTCCGATGGCCGGGAGGGTTAAAGAGTACTACAGGTATCCGGCCTTGGAAGCTTCTCACAAAGGACTTGTCCGCCGTTATTTTGCGGACGTGTTGTATGAGATTGTGGATGATCCTAAAACGGATTCGATCGTGTCATGGAGCCAAGACGGTAAGAGTTTCATCTTTTGGAATCAGGACAAGTTCTGCAGTGATATTCTGCTACCCAAGTATGGACTTACTACGTTTCCAACGTTCATCGGCCGGCTTAGCGTCACCTATGTAAGTAACCTATTTTTCTTTGGACTACTTTGGTTATAACTTCTTAATGTTTTTGGATGTTTATTTCCCATTGTTCCTTGTTTTTTGTAGCGTTTCCGTAAAGTTGAGGAGTCTGAGCACTGTGAATACGCACACGACTACTTTGTGAGAGGCAAACCTGAGCTCACTGTGGAGATTGAGAGGCAGTTCAAGGAAAGGTGTGCTCCGATTAAGAACATCAAACCACCAGAACCGGGCTCTAGGGAGATAAGGGAGAGAAGGATGGCTCTCATACTGGCCCAGAAAGCTGCCAGGAATCTCTCTATCTTGTAAGGAAATGTGAACCGACCACCACCACTCTTATTATGTCTAATAAAATACtctgatactttttttttttttttaaatactctGATACTTGCTTGCCTGCCTTGTGTCTTAAACACCTATCTATCCTTCTGTTTGACTATAATGTCTTTATGGTTTGTCTACTGAACATGCTTTCTTTCTGTTAAGTCGCTTTCATCAATTTCTGCACCAGAGCTAATAGGATCATAAGTTCATAACCATTCCACGCAATGTTACAAGAGATCTCTGCTATGTCTGTTACTTTCCATCTTAGATCCTCTCTCATCATCAGATCTTCCACTATGTTTCTGAACTGTTACTTACTTGATGCTTTCCCTTTTTATGAGATCAATTGCCTCTCTTACAAACTCTTGAAATTGGTTCTCTTTAACATATGTGGTGTTGAGTACACAtcattaaaataagataatctaAATCTTGATTCTCCAACTCAAGCATCACCCATGTTATCTTTTTCTTCACTAAATTTAAATgatgaaatgaaaatattagtgGATCTCCCTTTTCACGACCACTTGGAATAAAGAAATCCAAAAATGAAGCGAAAACcatagaaaaaacaaataagcaATTTTGGAGGAATTAAAGAAGTCAAGTGAACAAAGACAACATCAGTTAGagatttcaaagaaaaaactatGCTTTGAAAGCaatgaaagaagaaaacaaaattttattctatAACTTCAATTCCTATTACAAGATAATCTCAAAAATCCTAGCCTCAAGACTCAAAGGGGTTCTAGAAGGTATCATTTCAGAAAATCAGTCTGCATTTATTTCAGGAAGAGCAATAGCAGATAATGTTTTGATAACACATGAGATGCTACACTTCCTAAAGACATCAAGGGCAGAAAAACATTGTACAATGGCTGTGAAGACTGATATGTCGAAAGCATATGACAAAATCGAGTGAAAATTCATTGCTAATGTGCTGGAAAAACTAGGGTTTCATGCAATCATATCTAACTGGATTATGCAGTGCATTTCTACGGTCTCCTATGCCTATCTAATCAACGACTCAGTCTATGGAGAAGTACAACCTCACCGTGGCATCAGACAGGGAGATCCCATCTCTCCATACATCTTCATCCTCTGCAGCGAGGTACTCTCGGGTCTGTGCAAGAAGGCGGGGAGAGATGGAGACCTGCAAGGCATCAGAGTAGCTCGCGGTAGTCCTCGTGTTAATCATCTGCTCTTTGCAGATGATACCATGTTCTTCTGTGAAGCAAACAGGAAGAGCTGTGACACCCTCCTCTCTATCCTCCATGTCTATGAAGTTGCCTCTGGTCAGATGATCAATAAAGAGAAGTCTTCTATCACCTTCTCCTGCAAAACATCAAATGAGATCAGATCGGAAGCAAAAGCAAGGTTGGGAATTATTAAAGAAGGAGGTTTGGGTAAATACCTTGGTCTCCCTGAGCATTTTGGTAGAAGAAAGAGGGATTTGTTCACCTCGATCGTCGACAGAATAAGGCAGAAGGCACAGAGTTGGTCCTCAAAGCGTTTATCTCGGGCTGGTAAGATTACTATGCTCAAGTCAGTTCTCTGTGCAATTCCAAACTACGCCATGTCCTGCTTCCTACTCCCTGCAAGTTTGTGCAAACGAATTCAGTCAGTATGACAAGATTCTGGTGGGATGACTCGGATGGGAAGAAAAAGATTTGTTGGGTTGCTTGGGATAAAATGACTAAGCCAAAAGCTATGGGAGGACTTGGAATCAGAGACATTAAATTGTTTAACCAAGCCCTCCTTGCAAAAGTAGCGTGGCGCATTGTAACAGCTCCTAACAGTCTACTTGCCCGTATTCTAAAAGGAAAGTACTGCCACAGGAAAAGCTTCCTAGAGGTGACTGACTCTCAGAGTATATCACATGTGTGGCGCAGTATACTATCGGGACGCGATCTACTGGTTAAGCACCTAGGGAAGTCAATAGGAAATGGGCAGACAACTAAACTATGGAAAGACCCCTGGATTTCCTTAGACAAAAAGCTAATACCTACGGGACCTATTCAAGAGAAGCATCTGGACCTAACAGTGGCTGATCTCCTAACATCCGACATGAAGtggaataaaaaaagaatagaggAGCTCTTACCAGACTTCACCTCACAGATCATGTGTATCCAACCGAGCCGGAAAGGAGCAGAAGACTCCTTCATATGGAATGCGTCAAACTCGGGAGTCTACTCTACAAAGTCGGGTTACTTTGTAGCCTCCACCCCTGCAGGAGAAGCATCATCAATCTCATCGAATTCGATACAATGGATAAAAGATGTTTGGGCAGTGAATACATCACCTAAGATGAAGACGTTCCT is a genomic window containing:
- the LOC108809062 gene encoding heat stress transcription factor A-4a, translated to MAGKINARELSSSSSPEGIPMAGRVKEYYRYPALEASHKGLVRRYFADVLYEIVDDPKTDSIVSWSQDGKSFIFWNQDKFCSDILLPKYGLTTFPTFIGRLSVTYRFRKVEESEHCEYAHDYFVRGKPELTVEIERQFKERCAPIKNIKPPEPGSREIRERRMALILAQKAARNLSIL